In Ovis aries strain OAR_USU_Benz2616 breed Rambouillet chromosome 14, ARS-UI_Ramb_v3.0, whole genome shotgun sequence, a single genomic region encodes these proteins:
- the LOC132657704 gene encoding vomeronasal type-1 receptor 4-like, whose product MSFRKDVLRTASQAALNTTYLLQMGVGSLVNVILFFQNIFPVLFGHKQRPTDTILTHMALANLLVLLSSGIPHTMTAFVSSKPLSSLGCKLVYYIHRVARSATLCSTCVLSTYQSFTLIPRSEGRSLLRRARRVTDSSCWICWLFSALVNIYIPVNITGPQDTHNYSDTQGRWFCTSLGHKSGFTFLWSVSDAVFISLMIWSSGSMVLLLHRHHQKMKYIHTRTGYHRCPPETRATHTILMLVVTFVIFYVLNSVFAFCISAFHDFRLWLLQTSSVLVSCFPTVSPFLLLLRDPRAPRFCS is encoded by the coding sequence ATGTCTTTTCGGAAAGATGTCCTAAGAACTGCAAGCCAGGCAGCTCTGAACACCACCtatctcttacagatgggagttGGGTCTCTGGTCAATGTCATCCTTTTCTTCCAAAACATCTTTCCAGTCTTGTTTGGACACAAGCAGAGACCCACAGACACGATTCTCACCCACATGGCCCTGGCCAATCTCTTGGTTCTTCTCTCCTCTGGGATTCCCCACACAATGACAGCTTTTGTTTCAAGTAAGCCCCTGTCCAGTCTTGGGTGTAAACTTGTATATTACATACACAGAGTGGCTCGCAGCGCCACCCTGTGCTCCACCTGTGTCCTGAGCACCTATCAGTCCTTCACTCTCATCCCTAGAAGTGAAGGGAGGTCATTGCTCAGAAGAGCCCGCAGGGTCACAGATTCTTCCTGCTGGATTTGCTGGTTATTCAGTGCCTTAGTGAATATCTACATACCTGTGAACATCACTGGTCCACAGGACACGCACAACTATTCTGATACTCAAGGCAGGTGGTTCTGCACGTCCTTGGGTCATAAATCAGGCTTTACCTTCTTGTGGTCTGTCTCAGATGCCGTATTTATTAGCCTCATGATCTGGTCCAGTGGCTCCATGGTGCTTCTTCTGCacagacaccaccagaaaatgaAGTATATTCATACCCGCACTGGATACCACAGATGCCCCCCAGAGACCAGAGCTACCCACACGATCCTGATGCTGGTGGTCACCTTTGTCATCTTTTATGTGCTgaattctgtttttgctttttgtattaGTGCTTTTCATGATTTTCGTCTGTGGTTGCTGCAGACCTCTAGTGTCTTAGTTTCATGTTTTCCCActgtttctcccttcctcttGCTCCTTAGGGATCCGAGAGCACCTAGATTCTGCTCCtga